The stretch of DNA TCCTTTAATAAGGAAAAACCGATCGGAACCGGTCCGTTCAAAATCGGGAAATACGTTTCCGGACAAAGCGTGGAACTGGTTCCCAACCCGGATTATTTTGACGGCGAGCCGTATTTGGACAAGGTGGTGTATAAGATCCTGCCGGACGCCAACACCCAGGTGGTACAGGCTTTGAGCGGCGAACTGGACATCTTCGTGCTGGAAGATATGGCGTCCCTTGAGCGCATCAAAAAAGCCGGCCATTTGACGGTCATTCCTTCGGACATCACCAGATATTTTTGGATCGCACTCAATCAAAAGCATGAAAAGTTCCAGGATGTAAAAGTGCGCCAGGCATTCCTGCATGCCATCGACCGCCAAGCTATCATCGACACCGTTTTGAAAGGCTACGGGAAAATCGCCCATTCGGCGATCACGCCAAACTTGAAGGCTTACTACACCGATGAGGTGACCAAGTATGAATATGATCCGGAGAAGGCGAAACAGCTGCTCGCCGAGGCCGGATGGCGGGATACGGACGGAGACGGAATCCTCGATAAGGACGGGAAACCCTTTACGGTAGCCTTCGAAGTCGCCAAACAAGGGAATTTGGAACAGATCGCCCAAATGGTCCAACAATATTTGAAGGATATCGGCGTGGATATCAAACTAAGCACGCTGGAATGGAACGCCATGATCGAAAAACACGTGATCAAACGGGATTTCGAAATGACTTTAAACTGGTGGTCCTACCCGGACGATCCGGATGTTTTCGCCCAATACCATTCTTCCAACGCGGAAACGGGGAACAACATCCCCGGCTATAAAGACGAAAAACTGGATGAATTGCTCGTCCGCGGCCAAAAAACAAGCGACCAGGCCGGACGGGTGGAAGTGTATAAAGAACTTCAGCAATATCTTTCGGACACATTGCCTTATCTGTACCTATGGTATCCGCAGGAAATCCAAGTAAGGAACAAGAAGCTGAAAGGGGTGCCGGAGATGTATTTCGGCGGGACTTTGCACTACATCCATGAATGGTGGGTCGGAAATTAAACGCCGCAGGGGAACCTGACCGGCAAAGAAAATCCGTTCATCCGCCACCATCGGCCGGAGATGCCGCGGCAGGGATGCCGGTTCTTTCCGGACGGCCGCCTTTTTCGCCGGCGGCCGATCTTTTCCCCGCCCCGGCAAAATATCCGGCTCCCGAAGACGAACGGTTTTTGCCTGGAACAGAAAATCCTTATCCCGTTGAATCCGCCCTCCATCACCCTACGCAGGCAAAGGAAGTGAACTTATGCTTCGTTATGTCTTGAACCGTTTTTGGCAAAGCATCATTCTCATTTTTATCGTCACCGTTTTAACCTTTTTCCTGATCAACCTGGCTCCCGGCGGTCCGAGTTCATTGATGCGGATGGATGCGACGGAGGAAGAAAGGCAGGCGCTGATTGAAAGGATGGGGCTGGATAAACCCGTCCATGTTAGATACGGGGAGTGGCTTGCCAAAGCCATACAGGGTGATTTGGGCGTTTCCCTTACCAGCGGGCAACCTGTCATGCAGCGGATTGCGGAACGTTTTCCCCATACTTTGGAGCTTGCCGTTTACACTTTAATTTTCTCCGTTATATTGGGCGTTCTTTTGGGGACCGTTTCCGCGGTCCGCCGGAACAGGTTCGCCGATTATTCGATCAATTTCTTCAGTTCCTTGGGCTTATCCGTGCCTCCCTTTTGGCTGGCCGTCATGTTTATGTACTTGTTTTCCGTTGTTCTCCAATGGCTTCCCGCTTCCGGCGTCGGCTCCGGGGGATTGACGGACAGGTGGAAGCACCTGATCATGCCGGTTCTCATCCTTTCCACAACCACCTTGCCGACGATCATCCGTTTTACAAGGTCATCCATTTTGGAAGTCATTTCGCAAAACTATATCCGAACCGCCAGAGCCAAAGGAGCACCGGAACGAACCGTAATTGCCGTACACGCCCTGCGGAATGCCCTCATTCCGGTGGTCTCGGTCATCGGCGTATTAATCCCCCGCTTGCTGGGAGGGGCGGTCATTACGGAAACCGTCTTCGGCTGGCCCGGAATGGGACGCCTGATCATTGAAGCCGCCGAGGGGAGAGATTACAACCTGATCATGGGGGTTACGGTGGTCGTGACCGTCATCGTGGTTGTGACCAACTTCCTCGTGGACATCCTATATTCCAGAATCGATCCCCGGGTAAAAAATTATTGATCCGGGAAACAGGGCATCGCCGCATGATCCTGCCGGTGATGCGCCCGGACGGCGAGAAAAACATGTTCCTCGCGGTCACCGGAGCGAAAAAACAGACGGGTACTTCCCTTTTTCCATGATGAATTTTCCGCCGCTAGCGGGAGGTGAAAATATGACAGCCATCGCGTTAAAGAAAAAGGAAGAACCGGAAAGGGCGGGCGGGAAGACAAGGTTGAAAAACCATTTCGCTCTCCGCCTTTTCAAAAACAAAATCGCATTCATTTCCCTCCTTTTTCTCGTCTTCGTGCACATCGCCGTTTTCATCGGACCCTTTTTTTGGACCATTCATCCGGAAAAAATCGATCCTCAACATGTATTGGCCGGATTTTCCGCCAAACACCCCCTCGGGACGGATGAACTCGGCCGGGACGTCCTCAGCCGGTTGCTGCACGGGGGCAGGATCACGCTTTTGGTCGGATTTTTTGCCATGCTTTGCACGATTTTTGTCGGATCGTTCATCGGAGCGGTGGCCGGCTACTTCGGCGGCTGGCTGGAGGCTTTGCTCATGCGAATCATTGAAGCGATGATGGCCATCCCGAACTTTTTCCTGGCATTGATCGCTTTAACCGTGCTCGGCAATAGCCCCGTCATGGTCGTGCTCGTCATCGCGCTCACTTCGTGGATGGAGATCGCCAGGATCGTTTACGGGGAAACCCTCAAATGGAAGGCCCAAGAATTTGTCGAGGCTTCCGTCGTGGCGGGGGCATCTTCCTTTTGGACGCTGTTTCGGCACATACTCCCGCAAATTTATCCGACGATCATCGTGTCCGGCACCTTATCGATTGCCGGTTCCATCTTGACGGAAAGCGCGATCAGCTACTTGGGACTGGGCATACAGCCCCCGACGCCCACGTGGGGAAATATGCTGCAAAACGCCCAGCAATACATTTGGACGAATCCATCTTTAGGTTTCGTGCCCGGCGCCGCCATCACCCTTGTCGTATTGGCGTACAACTTTTTGGGCGACGGCATGCGGGACGCGCTGGATCCGCGATATAAACGTTGATTCGCGCATCGCCGGGACATTCAGCCGGGGAAACCGATATCCGCGACAGGAGCGTTCGTTCGGAAACGACGGACGAATCCGGCCGGAAAGGACGGATCCGGTTCTTGTCCCGAACGAATGAAGAGGTTCCCTTTTTTCGGACAGCTACGTTTGGAAATATAACGGGGAAAATCGATTTTTTCGCCGCACAGAGGAGGATCAACATGTACATTACCATCAACGGCTGCAAAATCTATTACGAAATCCACGGAAATGAGAACGGAGAAACCATCTTCTTTATCCACGGGGGCCCCGGGATGGGGGATTGCCGAAGCGATATTCAAGCATTTTCGCCGCTCGGCGATGAATACAGGCTTGTCTTCTTCGACATGCGGGGGTCGGGCCGGTCGGAAACGAAACCGCCTTTCACCCATGAACAATGGGTTTCGGATATTGACGAAATCCGGAAGCAATTGGGAGCGGATAAAATCATCATGATCGGCGGTTCCTACGGAGGTTTTCTTACGCTGGAGTACGCCCTCCGCCACCAGGAGCATTTATCCCGCATCGTTTTACGGGATACCGCGCCGAGCCAAAATTACGACGACCTGTCCATGAAAAAAGCCTTGGAAAGCCGTTTGCCGGGGATCAACGAGGAGATGCTCAACCGCCTGTTTTCCGGCCAAGTCCGTTCCAATGAGGAATTCAAAGAAATGTATAAAGCCATCCAGCCGCTGTATACGGTGGAATGGGACGAAGAAAAGGCGAAGGAAAGACTCCAATCGATGTATTTCCACTACGAAACCCATAATTACGCGTTCAGCGTAAATAAAAAAAGCTATGATGTAACCGGGAAACTGCATACCATTAAGATCCCCGTTCTCGTGACCGTCGGCCGCCACGATTGGATCACGCCTCCCGTCGCTTCCGAAGATATTGCCAAGGAAATCGAAA from Caldibacillus debilis DSM 16016 encodes:
- a CDS encoding ABC transporter substrate-binding protein codes for the protein MDVKPLKRYFLMFAVLILLLSGCSSGSKESGNNESSGPKKGGTVTIPIVGDPIFNPWHPNAYAESNLVNRVIFSGLTKPGKDLTPAPNLAKEWSVSKDGLVWTFKLRDDVKWHDGEPFTAEDVAFTFNEIVLKKELGSNGASNYKALDHVEAVDDYTVEFHLKNPWAALPAYLGFNSGILPKHIFEGKDPWNLTSFNKEKPIGTGPFKIGKYVSGQSVELVPNPDYFDGEPYLDKVVYKILPDANTQVVQALSGELDIFVLEDMASLERIKKAGHLTVIPSDITRYFWIALNQKHEKFQDVKVRQAFLHAIDRQAIIDTVLKGYGKIAHSAITPNLKAYYTDEVTKYEYDPEKAKQLLAEAGWRDTDGDGILDKDGKPFTVAFEVAKQGNLEQIAQMVQQYLKDIGVDIKLSTLEWNAMIEKHVIKRDFEMTLNWWSYPDDPDVFAQYHSSNAETGNNIPGYKDEKLDELLVRGQKTSDQAGRVEVYKELQQYLSDTLPYLYLWYPQEIQVRNKKLKGVPEMYFGGTLHYIHEWWVGN
- a CDS encoding ABC transporter permease encodes the protein MLRYVLNRFWQSIILIFIVTVLTFFLINLAPGGPSSLMRMDATEEERQALIERMGLDKPVHVRYGEWLAKAIQGDLGVSLTSGQPVMQRIAERFPHTLELAVYTLIFSVILGVLLGTVSAVRRNRFADYSINFFSSLGLSVPPFWLAVMFMYLFSVVLQWLPASGVGSGGLTDRWKHLIMPVLILSTTTLPTIIRFTRSSILEVISQNYIRTARAKGAPERTVIAVHALRNALIPVVSVIGVLIPRLLGGAVITETVFGWPGMGRLIIEAAEGRDYNLIMGVTVVVTVIVVVTNFLVDILYSRIDPRVKNY
- a CDS encoding ABC transporter permease; the encoded protein is MTAIALKKKEEPERAGGKTRLKNHFALRLFKNKIAFISLLFLVFVHIAVFIGPFFWTIHPEKIDPQHVLAGFSAKHPLGTDELGRDVLSRLLHGGRITLLVGFFAMLCTIFVGSFIGAVAGYFGGWLEALLMRIIEAMMAIPNFFLALIALTVLGNSPVMVVLVIALTSWMEIARIVYGETLKWKAQEFVEASVVAGASSFWTLFRHILPQIYPTIIVSGTLSIAGSILTESAISYLGLGIQPPTPTWGNMLQNAQQYIWTNPSLGFVPGAAITLVVLAYNFLGDGMRDALDPRYKR
- a CDS encoding alpha/beta fold hydrolase translates to MYITINGCKIYYEIHGNENGETIFFIHGGPGMGDCRSDIQAFSPLGDEYRLVFFDMRGSGRSETKPPFTHEQWVSDIDEIRKQLGADKIIMIGGSYGGFLTLEYALRHQEHLSRIVLRDTAPSQNYDDLSMKKALESRLPGINEEMLNRLFSGQVRSNEEFKEMYKAIQPLYTVEWDEEKAKERLQSMYFHYETHNYAFSVNKKSYDVTGKLHTIKIPVLVTVGRHDWITPPVASEDIAKEIENSTLVIFENSGHSPHIEQNEAYLELVRDFLKDKIKPGAFTI